Proteins encoded together in one Micromonospora kangleipakensis window:
- a CDS encoding response regulator transcription factor — protein sequence MRVLIVEDEPYLAEAVRDGLRLEAIAADIAGDGDSALELLSVNSYDLAVLDRDIPGPSGDEVARRIVASGSGIPILMLTAADRIDDKASGFELGADDYLTKPFELRELVLRLRALDRRRAYARPPVREIAGLRLDPFRREVFRDERYVALTRKQFAVLEVLVAAEGGIVSAEELLERAWDENVNPLTNAVRITVSALRKRLGEPWIIATVPGVGYRIDTGMNTIAPGRDTTAPGSTHA from the coding sequence ATGCGCGTACTGATCGTGGAGGACGAGCCCTACCTGGCCGAAGCCGTCCGTGACGGTCTGCGGCTGGAGGCGATTGCCGCCGACATCGCCGGCGACGGCGACTCCGCCTTGGAACTGCTCAGCGTCAACTCCTACGACCTCGCGGTCCTCGACCGCGACATTCCCGGCCCCTCCGGCGACGAGGTCGCCCGGCGCATCGTCGCCTCCGGCAGCGGCATCCCGATCCTCATGCTCACCGCTGCCGACCGGATCGACGACAAGGCTTCCGGGTTCGAGCTCGGCGCCGACGACTACCTCACCAAACCGTTCGAGCTGCGGGAACTCGTCCTGCGGCTGAGGGCGCTCGACCGCAGACGCGCGTACGCCCGGCCCCCGGTCCGCGAGATCGCGGGCCTGCGGCTCGACCCCTTCCGCCGGGAGGTCTTCCGCGACGAACGCTACGTCGCACTCACCCGCAAACAGTTCGCCGTGCTGGAAGTCCTCGTCGCCGCCGAGGGCGGGATCGTCAGCGCCGAAGAGTTGCTGGAACGAGCCTGGGACGAGAACGTCAACCCCCTCACCAACGCCGTGCGCATCACCGTCTCCGCACTGCGCAAACGGCTCGGCGAACCGTGGATCATCGCCACCGTGCCCGGCGTCGGCTACCGGATCGACACGGGTATGAACACCATCGCCCCTGGCAGGGACACCACCGCCCCCGGCAGTACGCATGCATAG